The Syngnathus scovelli strain Florida chromosome 7, RoL_Ssco_1.2, whole genome shotgun sequence DNA window GGAAAATAGTTTACATCTCCGATCAAGCGGCAACTATCTTAAACTGCAAGCGTGAGGTGTTCCATAATGCCAAGTTTGTGGAATTCTTGACTCCTCAGGACGTGAGCGTGTTCTACAGCTTCACGACACCTTACCGCTTGCCCTCGTGGAGCATGTGCACTGGAGCAGGTAACAGCAATCTCGAAACTGGTGGGATGTGTTGCATTCAAACACGCTAAATGGATGTTGGATTCCCACCAGCTGCACCAGGCACGTGGGAAACCCACATGAAACCTAAATTTCACCACCTGCACACATAGACTCATCCGTTTCCTTCACATGAGCCACCCACTGACACATGCCTGTACACACATCGCACATATTTTATTAGCATGATCAATACCACACAAACCAATTTATGCAGACACCCGCCACACTGTTTTTATTATACTGTTTAATATACACTGCCTTCCATAATTATTGGTACCCCTCGTCAAGATGTATTCTGTCACTTTTCATGAGTTCTTTTATCCCCTTTTTAAGTAAATCCAACCTTTAattcaaatgcatttattcagtgGCTAAGAAAAACCTACACtgaggaaagtttttttttttttttttttaattttatacatgaATCATGTGCCACAATTATTAGCAGACCTGATGTTAATACTTAGTACATATCCCTTTTTTCTAACAAAACAACACTTAATTTACTCCTATGTTTCAAACGAAGGAGAATACAGAGAAGAAGGTTTTTCAACTATTTCTCTTTGCACAAGCTCTTGAAATCATCCAGCAACCTGGAGAAGAGGTTGAGGTCTAGGGACCGAGATAACCATTCAAGGAGCTTATTTGTGTATCTGGTGAATCATAACTACAATTTTCCAGAAGAGAGTATGCTTcagcaataaaaaacaaaattatcatAAGGCTTTTAACTAGGGGTGCCAATATTATGGAGTGTATGCTGGCCCCTGTCGTTTTCAAAtatcttttaaaaaaatcatacttAACACCTTCAGTACAGCAGGTATATTTGTTATCTTAATAAAATTTTGGTTTGGGGATGTTTTTGAGTAGAACTACACTGACGTTTTGATCTCAGCCAACTGCAACGGATGGGTGATTCTGGTCATGCGCACTGTTGAGTATATAGTCATCCTGTTTCTCCACCCTCCTCCCTGTGTTTTTTTCAGAGTCTTCTCCCACGGAGTGCATGCAGGAGAAATCCTTCTTTTGCCGCATCAGGTGAGTGAGAGCGCACGGCAGATTCTGATTCATAGATTTCTGCTCTAACAATCCCTGAGTAAGACAAGTCGCACCAAGCAGGAGCAAAGAGAGTGTGTGGGGTAGTGCTGTGAGCTTCTAATATTCAGCcccttttattttgcactttctTCCCAACTGGGCTTAACACAGCTATTCTTGGGTTTACCCGCCTTAGTTTGGGCTGCTtggactttttttccccaccacagAAAAGTACTGCTCCTAGGTCACTTGCTTGAAGCTGCATTAAAGGCTTAACTTGAGGTCACCAACCAATCTTTTTGAAACTATTTGAGGGCTACATGTATGATTTATACAtgcttctgaaatgtgttcaaaaTACCCGTTTAATAGTAAAATGGTTATCAAGATAGAAAATTCATAAATATCAATACGCAACACTTCTCTAAATCTGTGCAAGTGTTTTTAAATGATGACTTCTACAACATTCTTAGGAAATTACTAGTTGGTGAGCCAATTACATGTTGCTGACCCGTACTTTAAACTATCGATAATAAGACACAACACATCAAAATAACTAAGTGCAAGTCTGCTTGTGatataaatgaaacaaaactaaTTGAACTATTCATCTATGTGTTTCAGTGGCGGGAAGGAACACTATGGGGACATGCAGTACTACCCATTCCGCATGACTCCTTACCTAATGAAAGTTCAAGATGCGGAATTGTCTGAGGAACAGTTCTGCTGCCTCCTACTGGCAGAAAGGGTGCACTCCGGTTATGAAGGTGAGACCACTAATGATATGTGAGAAGCATGATTCACTTCCTGCtttaaaaatatgaatttgATGGGGGCCAGTTGGGCAATTTAAAATGTACTTCTTTTCCATCCTTGATTTAAATTGGTTATATCTCAGCAAAGGGCTAATGCAGACTTTCTTTTCTCTGTTCTCTGTTACTAGCACCCAGAATCCCTCCTGACAAGCGCATTTtcaccaccacacacaccccCAACTGTGTTTTTCAGGATGTGGATGAAAGGCGAGTAAAAGAATGCCTTTTGAACTTAATGAACAAGGTTATGTCATGTGGGAAATAATTTCTAATATTCTTATATTCTCCATCAGGGCTGTTCCGCTGTTGGGTTACCTCCCCCAGGACTTGATCGGGACACCTGTACTGCTCAATCTCCACCCGAGTGACAGGCCTATCATGCTGGCCGTGCATCGCAAGAGTAAGGCTAGATTTCTTTCTGGGTTTTTGATATGTGCCATCTGGCTACTTGTGAATTACTTGCATGACCATGCCATATCATAAACACTTTGCCTTCTACCAACAGTTTTAAAATATGCTGGCCAGCCTTTTGACCACTCCTCGATCCGCTTCTGCGCAAGAAATGGCGAATACATTACAATCGACACCAGCTGGTCCAGCTTTGTCAACCCATGGAGCCGCAAAGTTTCATTTGTCATCGGCAGGCACAAAGTCCGCATGTAAGTCTTTTACTCGCACACTTTAAAAGTTATCTTACCCCTTTTGATGGTGAATTTAGATTTTGATCATTTATACAGGAGTTGTCCATATCCAAGTTGTTTTACTGACACGGTTGATGTTATTTTCAGGGGTCCTGTGAATGAAGATGTTTTTGCAGCCCTGGCTTTCAATGAAGGGAAGATGATGGACTCAGACATCCAAGAAATTAGTGAGCAGATCCACAGGCTTCTCCTACAAGTATGTATACACATTATAGTTTATTTAAACACACCTTATCACAAGCTTTTGCCAGCTTCTGTAATGGCTTCTCTACCCTTAGCCGGTTCACAACATGGGATCCAGTGGTTATGGTAGCCACGGCAGCAACGGTTCGCACGAACAACAGGTGAGCAATGGCTCATCCAGTGAAAGCAATGGCAACGGGAACACAGCTGAGGAGACAAGCAAGGCCAAGCCCACCAGGACATTTCAGGAGATTTGTAAGGGAGTTCACATGCTCAAGAACCAAGACTCCCAGGTGTGCCTGCGCTCCCCTCCGCCTTCACCAGCTCCATACCCATCCAAACCCGAAAAGAAGAACTCTGATGGTAAGCTCAATTCTTCAATTATCGAAAGTGTTCATTTTAAGGTGTCACTGTTTTCTATAGAAGTGGTCAAAAGCAAATTAAAATGTTGTTACAGGATGCTTTTCTACTGTGAAAAATCCTAGCATACTGTCCTGAGACAGGTTACCTGCAGAAATTGAGGGAGAGCGTGACAGctcgtttgttttcttttgtacgCACGAGTTGTGCTAAACCTCTTTACGTGCCTGCTGTGTATCTGTCTGAcacaagtttctgtttctcttcctACAATGGCAGTGTCTCAAAAGAGTCCAGTGGTGCGTCTGAAGGATTCTGCACCAAAAGATGGTAATGCAGCGAGCATGGATGAATTCACCTTCAAAGACCAGACTGTCTGCTCCTACCAGCAGATTAGCTGCCTTGACAGTGTTATCCGGTAagtgtttgtgagtgtgtgcCTATCTGTGTTTGTGTAGTATTCCTTCTCAAGATATATAATCTACTGTACCCTTATTTCAGGTACCTGGAGAGCTGTAACATCCCCATTACTGTAAAGAGGAAATACCAGTTTTCTTCAAATACTACCTCATCCAACTCAGATGATGACAAAAAGTGTACAGAGGACAATGTGCAGGCTCCTGGTGGTTCCAACACAGGTATGGGCTGATCATTCAGATACGTCCACACACCCACGTAGACACATAGTAGGGGTGGAAGGGTTTACAAAATTCACAGTTTGGTTCGTATCTCAGTTTTGCCGTCACGGTTTCTGGTTCTTAGACAAATGTCTTGTATGGTTAGGTAATAACTAAAATGTGTTCACAgcagcattattattattattattatttactacTATCGTTAATATGTCTTTTAGATTATTTCCTGTCACTTGAGAAAGTCCCCTCTGCATTTCTCGTGAATGACTTTTATtggatttatccatccatccatccattttctgaaccgcttagtccccacgggggtcgcgggtgcgctggagcctatcccagccgtacacgggcagtaggcgggggacaccctgaaccggttgccagccaatcgcagggcacacagagacaaacaaccatttgcactcgcactcacacctagggacaatttggagtgctcaattggcctaccaagcatgtttttgggatgtgggaggaaaccggagtgcccggagaaaacccacgcgggcccggggagaacatgcaaactccacacagggagggctggaggtggaatcgaacccgtaccctcctaactgtgaggcggacgtgctacccagcgcgtcaccgagccgcctttGTTGGATTTAGttatcagaaaatggatggttgcATGGATGATGAGATTTGTGAGACTCAGAGCGAACAATGGGTGACTCTGTTCTTTAGATGCTTTGATGCTAGAGGGCCAGCCTGGATTGTCAAACATGAAAGCGCTGAAGAAGTCCGAAGCCGCAGTGGTTGGAGCACCAATGGGACCCCTTCCCTTACCCAGCAAGGCCGAAAGTGTTGTGTCAATCACATCTCAGTGTAGCTATAGCAGCACCATTGTGCATGTGGGAGACAAGAAGCCACAGCCAGAGTCTGGTAAGTGTATATTCGCAGTTAAATATTACAATTCCCTCAGAAACAGAAGACAAAAGAAAGCTATGAGATGAGGACTTGAAACACTGGCTAATACGAAACAATATGTTGTAATGCCATGCAAAAAACAAGAGAGTGTAAGAGCAGCATAGGGTTTTAGATGGGAGCAATCCTAATGACTGACGTTTATGAATGTGCTGTTTTGGCAGAAATAATTGAGGACGTGGCTGAGAGCCCTGCCCCTCCTGCTCCGCCCGTTAGTGTTGTATCTCCACTGAGCCAGGAGAAAGAGGCCTATAAGCGCCTAGGACTGACCAAGCAGGTGCTGGCAGCCCACACGCAGAAAGAAGAGCAGGCCTTCCTCACTCGTTGCCGAGAACTCTGTAAAGCCAGGACGTTCCAGAAGGACTATTCCACCCATCTGCACAGGCAGAAAGGGCCAGtcaaccctgaaggtaagcaatattttcaaaatgacaGCATGAAATGACTGTATATGGATTGTCACTAACTAAGTTCACTCCCTCTAACTTGGGGCGTTTTACTTGATATGAGCAGAGGCGGTCCTGGCTACTTTTGCGCCCTGGGTGAACCATGCATCGCGGCGCCCCCGCACCCCCTCCcggaaacaattttttttgccaACACCATCCGGTCCCTCAAACAACCTTAACTTAACATTGATCACGTCACGTATGCGTGCATCAGGTAATGCGGCCATAACATAGTGCGTGCActgtccatttttatttttattttttgtgtgtaaatTTTTCACATAACCTAATTGATTACATGTGGATAGGTATTATTTTTATGAATGCAATGCAATTTACAATTTATTCAGAAGCAGTTGTGTAGCCTTGGAATCCCTCACCCTTTTCCTCTGCTGTCCCCCGCCGCCCTCTTTTTTTATCTTAAGAGCGCTCGTGCACCCCCACGTAGATTGCGCCCTGGGCGGTCACCCATATTGCCCATAGCACAAACCAGCCCTGGATAAGAGCACTGAAGTTGAATTCAACTATGGCCTATTTCCATAACTACTTACTAGTCTTGAACCACATGAAAGAGACAATCTCATTCTACTTTCACCTGCCCTTTGGTTTGGCTGTCTTGACTTTTGGTGCCAAAACTAGTTTTACAAATACTTTCAGCGGAAACAGAATAGAATGAGgagttgtttttttgctttgttgaaACAAAATGTTCCACTCCTGTGAAACGTTTGGCATACATGGTCACTAATATTAATTCTAGTTTGTCATAGTCTTTTGAGCTAGTTGTCAGTTGAGCTAGTATTTTGTGTGTTCGTGTCCTTGATGTGTTGAATGACCTTCTTGGTGAAATGCGGATATTGTGAAGTACAACTTTCTGACCTTGTAATTGGTCACTTCAGAACCATCGGGACTACGAGGTGCTGCCAAACAGGGCACCACTCGGCCAGAGACTACTGCCAAAAAGGGGAACCGTAACAGAAAGTCCAAGAAGCCACGCATGAAGCATCCCGAGTCGTCAGACAGCGCCGTCTCGAACCGCAAACCCCGCCCCCCTCTTCAGGGCCTCAACCAAACGTCATGGTCCCCATCTGAAGCATCATTGTCAGCTTTCAATGTGTCCTACCCAGCCATGGTGCCCGCGTACCAGCTCTATCCACCGGCACCTACGGCTCCAGCACAGGTCCCCCCTCCCGACCCCTCCCTTTCTACAGGCTTTGTTGAGGGCCAGAACAACCAAGTCCCTCCCACTGCCACGCCTTTCCCCGCACCCATTGTTGCGCCAGTGGTGGCTTATGTGCTACCAAATTACCTGTTCCCTCAAATGGGACCTTTGGGCCAAATGGGGCCTGCTCCCAGACCAGCGTTTTTCCTGGAGCAGGCTCAGACGCAACCTCAGTTCAATGGCCAGCAGCCCTTTCAGACCCCACAGCCAGCGTACACCATGCAAACACAACCTCCCTTCACCAGCCAACAGATTTTCCCCGTGCCGACTGCCTTTCCAGCCCAGCAGCCATTCCAGGCTCGGCCAACCACCTATCCTGCCCAGCAGCCCTTCACTGCCCAACCTACTTTCTCAGTCCAGACTCCATTTGTAGCTCAAGCCCCATATCCACCTCAGCCCTTCCCATATAGCCTAAGCACCCAAGCCCCTAAAGCCTCAGGTCTGGAGCCCAGAGAGGGGGCAGCTTCTCGCTCTTCTACCCCGGCTTCTGGAGCACGCGAGCGCACCACGTCACCGACGCTCTTTGAGTCACGGTGCAGCTCGCCCCTGCAGCTCAATTTACTGAGCATGGAAGAGGGCCAACGCTCCGTAGAACGGCAGGACAGTGCAGTGGCCTCTGTTGGACTCCAAGGCACCAGTCCAGCGGCATGTTCTGCTGTAGCAGGACCTGCGGGGGAAAAGAATGCAACCGCCTCAGCCAAGGCTGAAAATCTTCAGCAggtgagagtttttttttttttcttggcattGAACTGAAATGTTGACTCAAGTCATAATCTTCTATAGATCTAGCTATCGATAAAACAACCGCATGGAAAGCCACATAGCAATATATTCACTATCTTTGGTATTCAGCTTAAGGTCCGTTTACCAGTAGGCCCTTTATCTCTCTAGTACAAGTAGAATGACTACAAGGTTATACTTAAACTAAATgaacaaaataataaacattagagatgaaaaaaacatattaatgaaaatgttttctgctgacaaaatgatacaaaacgagCCAATCATAGCCAAAATGTCATTCCTTTACATCTTTATTGATTTCATACGTaagaattttaattttttaagtgtaaatgtatttattttgattcagctggTTTTATGACAGTTTTTTGGGAAATGTGTCGAATGTCACTCATCACACCTCGTAATGTTACTGTAGGTAGTATGGTCCACTTTTTTTGCTTAATGTATGAACAAATGCAAGCTGCTGACTCTCGACCCCctgaaactaaaaaaaaaaaaaaaactccaatcaATCAAACATAGATAATAGTTACTTTTATTGCAAATGAATGATTGCACAAATGGCAGCTTTTCCAACTTTtgtgggggtttttttttgtgttaggtGACGATGCAGGTTAATTCTCCAGAAGATGGCGCACATAGTGACGGTCACTCGTCATCCTGTGACCTACTGGATATCCTTCTCCAAGAGCAGGAGGACTCTCACTCCGGCACCGGTTCAGCAACATCTGGCTCCATGGGCTCAGGATCAGGATCTGGATCGGGCTCAGGTTCAGGCTCTGGTTGCAATGGCTGCGGTACATCAGCAAGTGGAGCCTCAGGCAGCAGAACAGGTTTGTCCATAGTTGTTAATCAAAGCTAACAGAAAGCTGCTTTGAAGCCccatttgacttgacttaaatttGTTTCTCCAAACCGCTATGTAGGGAGCAGCAACACAAGCAAATACTTTGGCAGTATTGATTCTTTGGAACATGACCCAAAGACTAAAACCAAAGTCAAGGCGAGAGGAGAAGGAGATTCTGGCGATGGCCAGTCACAAGTCAAGGCGTCGGCCAAGGGCGAGGGCGAGCATTTCATCAAATACGTTCTCCAGGAGCCTCTTTGGCTGCTGATGGCCAATGCTGACGACAAGGTCATGATGACGTATCAAATGCCATGCAGGTGAGTCAACAATTCAGAGCAATTGTGGTGATTTGTAATTGTAAATGCACACTGTGTGAGGCTTATTATCCTTCCCTTGAGCAGAACATTACAATGTTGCATGACTTGTTCCATAGGGACATTCAGAAGATCCTGCGGGAAGACAAGGAACGGCTCAGACAGATGCAGAAGAGCCAGCCCCACTTTTCCTCAGACCAGCGGCGAGAGCTGCTGGAGGAACACCCGTGGATGCGAAGAGGGGGTCTACCTGCAGCTATCAATGTGAAGGTCCGCAGTGAATTCCTTAAAAGATTTGAGACGCAAATGTTTTTATACGACTGTTAATCTGTGTGTGTTGGCCAGTCAAAGCATGCCAACCAACTAAAACCTTTAACGTgactgtgcgtgcgtgtgtgttcaggAGTGTCTGTACTGCAAAGATGCTGCAGAGGACCACATCGAGGAGAACCTCCCTGAAATGGACATGGGGGAGATGGGCGAGGAGCTGAGACAAGAATGCGAGAATGCTCAGAGCCAAACGGAGGAGTCGCAGCCCAAACTGGACCCTGGCTCATGAAACGTTCGAGGGAGAGGAGACACACTTGACCAGCCATGGACCCTTAACACACGAACACTCAGACACACAACATTGTAAATGTGACACGCAACAACCGTGTGCCTGGTCGTCCTCAACAAGACTCTTAAACACAGATGAACTGAAGCTgtgatgattgtgtgaatgctgcaagcgtgtttgtgtgttgactctgagAAAGTGGGATCATGCAGCAGTCTGTTAACGCAGAGCCTTTATGCTGTACAGCTGTCTCAACACAGTCTCAGATATGAAATGTACACTtttccattttatttaattCCCCCTGTTTTCCTGGGAGCATTTAATAATGTGTAGTTGTTCAACTTTATGAAAGTAACTTAAAATGAAAGAAGACATGATTGTCACATTTGTTCCCCATGACGAATATTGGAACTGATGTGCTGTTGTCAGCAGGGacctcttgctttttttttttttttttttttataatatataccaCCTAGTTTTTGGACCATCACATAGCACTTCTGTAGTCAGGCAAACCGACTGACGAGTGTCACACTCACTCATCAGCCACGGGACGGGACACACGCAGTCTGACTGTAAATTGCCTCAGCAGTGACAATCAGATGCACACCACAAGACGTGCATTTAACTTATTTATTTGTAGTTGTTATAAACCAGACCAGGGTTTCTTATGCTACTGCCAAATTACTTCAAGATTGTATTAACAGTTGACTACTGTGTATGTTACATGTTAGTCATCTACAGGACCTTAAATATCACTTTAGTCGGAGATTTAATCTAAACTGGAGTATGAATCCTACACACGAGGAAATGTGCGCCATTATTTATTCCCCCCAAACCCCAAAGAGTATGAAATCCATACGAATCGAAGAGTACTTAACTTGCATGCCTCGATGGTTTCCAGCACTGTATTCAATCCTTGTGTATTCTGTGAATACAGAATAATAGAGGAAATCAGGGGACCATAGCAAAGAAATATCTATCCAATATTTCTGCCAAAACAACCCTCTTGCTATTTTGTATAAAGTCAGGATGCTAGGTGCCCCGGAACCAGCTCAGGTCCTTCAACAAACTTGGGTTCGGTTTCGGAATGTAGCACAGGCTGGACCAAGGACATCCCACTCAGTAGTTTTTGTggttgtctttttcttttgttatttttattcaattttaaATGGGTTTCTGTGGTCCTGTTTTGTCCACTTAATTTCATTTGCAGAAAAGCTTTTAGATACAAGTGTGGCTGGAGATGGGCGTAGTCCCCTGTCATGTTACTACTGCGAACAGTGAAGAACTGCCCCTAAATGCGCAATTGGACAATGTGCGAGGATTCCCTTGCGTATGGGCTCCACGCCTCGGTGCATGGAGAGGAAAGAAACCTGAAGAAACTCCATTTGCTCTAATTGTACATCTCAGTACAGTGATAAGGATGACCCAGCAGTCTTAGATACGTTCCGCATTGAGAATGGAAGTGTGGTTCATACATCAGGAATAGGAAATGGAAAATGTTTTTACGCCTTACTGTTTTCCCACAAAGAGGGAAGTCAATTAATTCCACACTGATGAGAGTGGTGCGTGAATGGGAGGAAACAGCCTGACCTGTAAATGCACAAATATATACATAAGCAGGACTGGCACATGAAAATGTGTCGCGTACAATGTTTTGTTGCCACTGTATGAGTCTGGTTAGATTCAATTATAGTGcagttttgtgcatttttgtttgTAGGAATTTGTGTTTGAAAGTTTGACATAATGTTCAAATAAAATTACAAGAACTATTTAAACCGTTGAAAGACTGCATCATATGATACTTAATACACAGATAATTATCAATATTTCTCGTAAATAAGCAACAACTATTACAGGTAGGAGTTCAAAAATACAAAGCAGAAGTGGACCGAAACTGATTGGAAGTCGCACGTCTGTGTTTTGAACTTGGGGCCCAATTTGAAAATGATTGATTTTCAGATTTGTGATCACTTCCTAGTTGGACTTTTTGTGAATTTCTTACTTAATGCCTCAAAGAAATGCTTTGCATGAAAGGGCAAAGAGACTCCATGACCAACGTCACAAAATCGACAAAACTAATTGCGCactaaacaaagaaaacatgtcTGGTATCAGCAAATAGATTTAGGTTCTCTGCAGCCACTGATTTATATGTCTTTACACATACAGTAATGTtcagaataaaatataaaaataaaaattgtagtGCTATGTGACTAAAAAATTCCAAGTTTTGAGTATATTTTTTATAGTTACTAGGCAGAATTACACATGCCTAGTTTGATAATCATGTGACACTTTAGGGGACAAAATGGATTTTGAGATAACAATAGTTATACATTAATATATTGACGTTTGATGAAATCCTCCAAAATCAGCACTTTTCAGGGAGCCCCCAACACCAGTGAGATATCAAAATAATTAAGAAATtcaaaaacaaatgaacaatTAAATCAAATGACATTTTAGACAAGTTCCTAATGGGGTATTTGTATTGAAATTTGAAGTTATAAGGGTCAGTCATATTATGGAAAATAAATGGTGTTCAAAATCCCGAAAGAACTCAATTCAATCAATTCAATCCCAAGATAATTATGTGACTTCAACCTCAGTCTACAACTGAACACTCACTGGCCTCTGTGAGTGAATGTGTCTCGCCCGTCCGTGCCAGAGCACGCTCGGCCGGCAACTTCCCTCCGCCACACCCCTTCAtcgccgtaatgtctgtcacctgcttcctcttgttaccttatgtatttaagccctgcccgtgtgtacaTCCCTGTCTGTGTCTACTGTTGTCTTCCGTCCCTGTTGTCGGTTTCCCCTGGTCTTGTCTGGagcctcacggtcagaattttatccGTGTCTAAGTggacttctgtctgtctgtttgctgtccctgagtctctatcccgtctgtgtcttcggttccccacctacctcccttccaactcctttcccttcaataaaccccggttcaagctgcatttggtcgccctggttccaatcattcctgacagaatgaaaacaaaaaaagattctTATTAATGCAGTAGCATGCTTTTAAACACACATGGAGTGCTCAGCCTTCTGCTCCAAGTGATTGTTCTCTCACAGTCAAAGACAGTTGAGGGTGGCTGCCGGGCTCCCCAGGGGATCCTTTTCAGTGCCATATGCCGCCGAGCGCCCGTTAAATCTTTCTCGGGCCAACTGCTGCATTAAGTAAGATGACCTTTGAACCAAAACTCAGCTGATGCATGAAGACGCTCAAGTCCTGCCTCTTGTGTGATGGAGAAAGAGAAGATGACGTTGGTAAAGGAAAATGTTCAACTAGGTTCAAGCTTCATATGGAGAAATTCAAACTGTGTAAATTGAAATGAGATCATCATATGCCTGTTCTAATTTTGTtggctcagtgtgtgtgtgtgcgtgcatatgtGTTGTGCCTTTGAAGAATCTGAGCCAGCTTGTATTCTTTCCAAGTTCTTTTCAGCTCTGCAAGGTTTTGACGCTTCCCTGTCAAATGGTCAGTGGCACCTTTGATCACGGCTACTCCTTGAGAGTGTTTCCTGTCACTTTCACACCCCTCCCTCTCCAACACTCAGCCTTACTTGTCTTAAATACTTTCAAGATCATCTGACAGCAACTATTCTATTCAAATATTCATTTATCCAATTTGGGCCGCGTGAAATGGACTAACATTTGCTTTTACTGAGAATGTTTTTCACTATTGCTTGTTTCTGTCAGGAAGGAAGGCGATGGCTGTCAGTATATTTTGATGGTGGGTCCATTCAACCCTGACAGGATTTAACAGCTTTTCGTCAATGAGCTCATGTGAAAAGAAGTGCGACTCGAAGGGGAGGATGTGCTAATgggaacgcacacacacattcaccagCTACAACAGGTACAGATCTAACGAAAAGCAATGCGAAAGTTGTTTTGTTGAAGAGTTTTTGCATTGTTGAACGATGTATTTTTATACATTTAATGAAGAATGTTCTTTTTGTCAAATAGCTCACAATAAACAGAGTAGATTCAAGTTCAAGATTGGATTAAGAACTTCACAATACACGGATGAAGCCGTGCTGGGCTTCGTATGGAATGAAAGCAAAATTCAGTTTCTTTTCGTTTTGACACACCCTGTCTGTGTACCATGCGTGACGTTCTAACTGCATGCGGGTCAAGGACACAAAACCTTCAACAAAACATGTTTTGAAACAGCTTGTTATGACTGTGTGCATGTCTGTGCAATCAGGAACTAAAAACATTTGCCATGCAAAGTTCAACGTGAAGCAATTATTAAGGATTAAAATAGCACTTGAATAATTAAATTCCCTTGTGCAGTGTTCAAACAATGGCGAGAATATTATGAGCAATTACAAAACTTTCTGTATTTGAGTAGATTTTTCACATATATGTACTTTAT harbors:
- the LOC125972529 gene encoding period circadian protein homolog 2 isoform X2, with amino-acid sequence MSESSDSQHYLYSTLDGRERSRERVSLQVEEGELSSCSAISQLHRMASSYSEGCGRRDGGDMEPELGLASEGSDSSQEHPASPGSPHDERKRTRLHEDVEMAGSSGSGTESHGNESHGNESHGNESVGSSNGNGKDSALHESSGSNKSSNSHSPSPPSSSNAFSLVSSEQDNPSTSGCSSEQSAKAKTQKELFKTLKELKMHLPMEKRNKGKSTTVNTLKYALRCVKQVKANEEYYQMLMINDSQPPGFEVSSYTIEEINSITSEYTLRNTDIFAVAVSLITGKIVYISDQAATILNCKREVFHNAKFVEFLTPQDVSVFYSFTTPYRLPSWSMCTGAESSPTECMQEKSFFCRISGGKEHYGDMQYYPFRMTPYLMKVQDAELSEEQFCCLLLAERVHSGYEAPRIPPDKRIFTTTHTPNCVFQDVDERAVPLLGYLPQDLIGTPVLLNLHPSDRPIMLAVHRKILKYAGQPFDHSSIRFCARNGEYITIDTSWSSFVNPWSRKVSFVIGRHKVRMGPVNEDVFAALAFNEGKMMDSDIQEISEQIHRLLLQPVHNMGSSGYGSHGSNGSHEQQVSNGSSSESNGNGNTAEETSKAKPTRTFQEICKGVHMLKNQDSQVCLRSPPPSPAPYPSKPEKKNSDVSQKSPVVRLKDSAPKDGNAASMDEFTFKDQTVCSYQQISCLDSVIRYLESCNIPITVKRKYQFSSNTTSSNSDDDKKCTEDNVQAPGGSNTDALMLEGQPGLSNMKALKKSEAAVVGAPMGPLPLPSKAESVVSITSQCSYSSTIVHVGDKKPQPESEIIEDVAESPAPPAPPVSVVSPLSQEKEAYKRLGLTKQVLAAHTQKEEQAFLTRCRELCKARTFQKDYSTHLHRQKGPVNPEEPSGLRGAAKQGTTRPETTAKKGNRNRKSKKPRMKHPESSDSAVSNRKPRPPLQGLNQTSWSPSEASLSAFNVSYPAMVPAYQLYPPAPTAPAQVPPPDPSLSTGFVEGQNNQVPPTATPFPAPIVAPVVAYVLPNYLFPQMGPLGQMGPAPRPAFFLEQAQTQPQFNGQQPFQTPQPAYTMQTQPPFTSQQIFPVPTAFPAQQPFQARPTTYPAQQPFTAQPTFSVQTPFVAQAPYPPQPFPYSLSTQAPKASGLEPREGAASRSSTPASGARERTTSPTLFESRCSSPLQLNLLSMEEGQRSVERQDSAVASVGLQGTSPAACSAVAGPAGEKNATASAKAENLQQVTMQVNSPEDGAHSDGHSSSCDLLDILLQEQEDSHSGTGSATSGSMGSGSGSGSGSGSGSGCNGCGTSASGASGSRTGSSNTSKYFGSIDSLEHDPKTKTKVKARGEGDSGDGQSQVKASAKGEGEHFIKYVLQEPLWLLMANADDKVMMTYQMPCRDIQKILREDKERLRQMQKSQPHFSSDQRRELLEEHPWMRRGGLPAAINVKECLYCKDAAEDHIEENLPEMDMGEMGEELRQECENAQSQTEESQPKLDPGS